The Cohnella abietis genome has a segment encoding these proteins:
- a CDS encoding helix-turn-helix domain-containing protein, with protein sequence MFGENLKNLRKQKGLSQEELAERLHIVRQTVSKWEKGLSVPDAYLLIRIAEIFETSVSILLGDRVEASGDKNIVAEKLEQLNALLAEKNRRSRRIWKTIVIILVSLAVIVVLLLILSIAVFQNYGDVPTLTTKQKAYINETLRP encoded by the coding sequence ATGTTTGGTGAAAATCTTAAAAATCTTCGCAAGCAAAAAGGACTTTCTCAAGAAGAATTGGCAGAACGGTTGCATATCGTGCGGCAGACGGTATCCAAATGGGAAAAGGGTCTGTCAGTGCCTGATGCATACCTTCTTATACGAATCGCCGAAATTTTTGAAACATCCGTAAGCATACTTCTTGGCGATAGAGTAGAGGCCTCTGGCGACAAGAATATCGTAGCAGAAAAGTTGGAACAGCTTAATGCACTTTTAGCTGAGAAAAATAGACGGAGCCGCCGCATTTGGAAAACAATTGTGATTATTTTAGTTTCCCTTGCAGTGATAGTAGTATTATTGCTTATATTAAGTATCGCAGTTTTCCAAAATTATGGGGATGTACCTACCTTAACCACTAAACAAAAAGCATATATTAATGAGACTTTGCGACCTTGA